Part of the Nitrospiraceae bacterium genome is shown below.
GCTCAGCAGGAGATGACATTTGCATTTCTTCGTGGTCGAACGTGTAACTCTCTGGCAATGAGATACCAAACAATCACCCCATTGACACCGAGGGCTGTGACCCTCAGTGGAGTCACATGGTTCATAACTGCATAGAGCTCGAATGGGAGAAATGAGGCGATCATCACTACCGTTAGATACGAAGCCCAGCGCCGACCGTAGAGGAGACCTCCTCCTTGTACCAACGCGAGGGCAGCGTAAACAAAGGAGCCAATACTCAACGCCTCAAGTTGATGATCGTCGATCGAAAACGCCCTTGTCAGGAGGCCATGAATATGGCGATTCTCAGGGTCCAGGTGGATAAGATGAAGCCATTGTTGCATGACCAGCTCATGATCCTGGTCCATCAAGATCACGCCGCCGAATCCGAGGGCAGCCAAGAGAAGCCCTTGCAGCAGGTAATACGTAGCAAGCAGTTTGAGAATCATTTGTGGTTGGCCGTCTGAAAATTACATGATCGGATAGAAAGTCCGACTGTACTACAAAATCCCTGACCTGCCCCTGTAGTTCTACCACCTTCAATGTGAGTCGCGCACAACGTTGGTCGGCCCGACCCTAACAGACGATCTTGATCCGTTTAAGGGGGCAGGTCAGTCGGTAGGCACATGGGGCCAGGGGTACATTTGCGTGGCCACCCCATTGTCCAAGGGCCCCAGGGCCAGGTTAAAGGTGATACAGTGTCGAGCATCCGACCTGATGGAGCGGCGAATATCAACTTATCCACCTATGGCGAAAGGAACAGGCCCATGGCGAATCTTTCTTACCGCTGGATCACCAACGTGACCTTTTTTCTCGTTGCGTTTGTGGTGGCACTCCTCCTGTTGCGACATATTTCCTCAGCTCAGGGAGTCCCACAAGTTCAATATCGCGTTGTGGATTCTCTACCCCTAGACAATAATGCCAAGCTGGAAGCGCAACTGAATGAGTATGGCCGAGGAGGATGGGAGTTGGTCCTCGTAGACATCGGCAACGTCACGGCACCGGCACGGCGGTTCATCTTAAAGCGTGTCCAATTGTCCTAGGGCCATAGTTTAGCCAGCGTGGGCACTGTAAAGGTTGAAGCTCTGACCTAGGGATTATCCTAGCTGATATGAGTATAGATTTGCGGATATCATAGTTACATGGGATGGATACCGACGAATCTCTGTTGGCAGACTCATCATAAAATTACAAAGCGGTGGAGTAAGGCTCCTGTCAGAACACACGGGAGGAGCGTATGTTACAACAAGCAACAATTGGCGATCAGATTCTCGAACTGGTGAGGGTGCACCCTGACTGTACGTTGGAGGAGGTCACGCAACACTTCCCGGAACTACACTGGTACGACGTGTACATCGAAATGGAGCGTCTGAGCCGGTTGGGCCACTTGCGGCTGATCCACAAGAGCGTACTATCTACAATTACCTCACGCCTTCCCTAAATGGCATAGGGAGTCCGTCGTCTCATCGGGTAGAAGGAGACGGGGGAATGGCTCGGCCACCATCCACTTTGCATAATAGGCATGGGGTGATAGAACCCGCGTGTGTGGGTGAAGATACTAGACGGCGTGATCTTGATCCTCCATCTTCTCATCGGAGTCGAGCGTGATCGCTCTACGCGCACGGTGTGAAACCCGACAACGCTCTGAGGCTTGACCATCAAGATCAACATCGATCTATCGTGTGTTTCCTACCCCATTGTTTTTCAACCCTCCTTCGAGCAACCTCAGAAGGCCTCTGTAGCCGATACAGTGGGACTAAAACTTGCTCGGCTTTGATTCCATATACTGATGCGGTGAACCTCCAATCAACCTGTCGCTCCAAGGCTCTTGTCAGAGCAACGGAGGAATGTATGCTGCAACAGAGACCTCTTGGCGATCAGATTCTCGAACTGGTGAGGGCGAATCCTGGATGCACCCTGGATGACTTGATACTCCGCTTGTCGGGAGTGAGTTGGTCCGAGGTCTTTCTCCAAGTTGATCACTTGAGTCGGTCAGGCCAGTTGCAGCTGACCAAAAAGAGTCCGGGAATGATGACCACACTTCGTGCCGCCTGACCAGGCTGATGGGTCTGAACTTCATGGAACTTTCGAAGCCTGTACTCTGGAGGCCGGTCCGTCAATGTCTCATGGCTCTCGGAATGGAACTGGGTGGAGGCTCTGGCAGTGGGTCACCTCCTTTCTGCTCAGGCGTGCTCTCTTCTTCCCTGGGAGAGGTCTCCACCCCCCTTCCTTGAAGCATTGGTGTGGTGGCTCTGTGAAAGCCAACGCTACGGCACTGCGTTCAGTGATCCTGCTTGCCATAGCAGTATCGGCCAACGGACTCATGCGAAAGGGAGAGCCTGCTATGAGTGATGAAGGTCGTAGCATGACGATCAATGGGTTTTTCGACTTTAAAATTTAATCTGGTCGAATCGAAGGGCCTTACGCCTCGCTCCTCAGCATTTCTTGAAGGGCTTCCCGCAGACCGCTTTTCAGAGGCAGTGGAGTATCTCGCCGCATCAACGAGCAGATGCGTGTGCGC
Proteins encoded:
- a CDS encoding DUF2127 domain-containing protein — encoded protein: MILKLLATYYLLQGLLLAALGFGGVILMDQDHELVMQQWLHLIHLDPENRHIHGLLTRAFSIDDHQLEALSIGSFVYAALALVQGGGLLYGRRWASYLTVVMIASFLPFELYAVMNHVTPLRVTALGVNGVIVWYLIARELHVRPRRNANVISC